One stretch of Sulfuricaulis sp. DNA includes these proteins:
- the mtnA gene encoding S-methyl-5-thioribose-1-phosphate isomerase: MSTPAPNEIAYDKIRAVEWENGRLKLIDQRILPDKFEHLYLDHLPESAKAITDMVVRGAPAIGVTAAYAVVLAARDWYKENPTRWQKAIQPDLELLAKARPTAVNLRWAVEHMRGLINAGIPGNPVMRLLSEAQRIHAEDIAANRRMGELGAALIEKDSGVLTHCNTGALATGGYGTALGVVRAGYAAKRIKHVFADETRPWLQGARLTAWELVQEGIPATLIADSAATWLMKQGKVAWVIVGADRIAANGDVANKIGTYMTAVAARYHKVKFMVVAPTSTVDMNTLDGSKIPIETRAEAEVLHFGGIRTAPEGAQAWNPAFDITPADLIDAIVTEKGVVTNPTRDKMLALMKK; encoded by the coding sequence ATGAGCACACCCGCCCCCAACGAAATCGCCTACGACAAAATCCGCGCGGTCGAATGGGAAAACGGCCGGTTGAAGCTTATCGACCAACGCATTCTCCCCGACAAATTCGAACATCTTTATCTCGATCATCTCCCGGAAAGTGCCAAGGCGATCACGGACATGGTGGTGCGTGGGGCGCCGGCGATCGGCGTCACGGCGGCCTATGCCGTGGTGCTGGCTGCGCGGGACTGGTACAAGGAAAACCCCACCAGATGGCAGAAGGCGATACAGCCGGACCTGGAATTACTTGCCAAGGCGCGGCCGACGGCGGTGAACCTGCGCTGGGCGGTGGAGCATATGCGCGGGCTTATCAATGCCGGTATTCCGGGCAATCCGGTGATGCGGCTGCTTTCGGAAGCGCAGCGCATTCACGCCGAGGACATCGCCGCCAACCGGCGCATGGGCGAACTGGGCGCGGCGCTGATCGAAAAAGACAGCGGGGTGTTGACGCACTGCAACACCGGAGCGCTGGCAACGGGTGGTTATGGCACGGCGCTAGGCGTGGTGCGCGCCGGTTATGCGGCCAAACGTATTAAGCATGTCTTCGCCGACGAGACCCGCCCCTGGCTTCAGGGCGCGCGCCTGACGGCGTGGGAGCTGGTGCAGGAGGGCATTCCGGCCACGCTCATCGCCGACAGCGCCGCGACCTGGTTAATGAAGCAGGGCAAGGTGGCGTGGGTGATCGTGGGTGCAGACCGTATCGCCGCCAATGGTGATGTTGCCAATAAGATTGGTACTTATATGACGGCCGTGGCGGCGCGCTACCATAAGGTGAAGTTCATGGTGGTGGCGCCCACCAGCACCGTGGACATGAACACGCTCGACGGTAGTAAGATCCCCATCGAGACCCGGGCCGAAGCCGAAGTGCTCCACTTTGGCGGCATCCGCACCGCCCCCGAGGGCGCGCAGGCCTGGAATCCGGCCTTCGATATCACTCCCGCCGACTTGATCGACGCCATCGTGACCGAAAAAGGCGTGGTCACGAACCCCACCCGCGACAAGATGCTCGCGCTGATGAAAAAGTAG
- a CDS encoding putative phage abortive infection protein: MASDQNTPKTGIKTLGFLMLIVLVVWTLGGILLYGRADRGTFGDMFGAVNALFAGLAFAGIIYTIFLQRTELELQRRELTETRKELEGQKLQLERQAFENAFFQMLTLHNEIVGSFSYSSVLGVRVFQGKECFSGIKNDFLVAYLKNPTKGGPIEERYKTYYLTHAHEVLGHYFRNLYQIVKYINDSTVQNKKFYTNIIRAQLSSAELFLLFFNSLSEFGYEKFHPLILKFELLEHLPQDGDIQSADATRFGSKAFGTSPQWATYLGAK; this comes from the coding sequence ATGGCTAGCGATCAGAATACGCCCAAGACAGGTATTAAAACTTTGGGGTTTCTTATGCTCATTGTTTTAGTAGTCTGGACTCTCGGCGGAATTCTGCTCTATGGCCGAGCAGATCGAGGAACTTTCGGTGACATGTTTGGCGCAGTGAACGCGCTTTTTGCTGGTCTAGCATTCGCGGGAATTATTTACACAATCTTTCTTCAACGTACAGAGCTTGAATTACAGAGGCGGGAACTAACAGAAACACGCAAGGAACTTGAAGGACAAAAGCTTCAACTTGAACGGCAAGCTTTTGAGAACGCTTTCTTTCAGATGCTTACCTTACATAATGAGATAGTTGGCTCCTTTTCCTACAGCAGTGTTTTAGGAGTGCGTGTTTTTCAAGGTAAGGAGTGCTTCTCAGGGATTAAGAATGATTTTCTAGTGGCGTATTTAAAAAATCCCACGAAAGGAGGGCCAATAGAAGAGCGGTATAAAACATATTACCTCACGCACGCACACGAAGTTCTTGGCCACTACTTTAGAAATCTCTATCAGATTGTTAAGTATATTAATGACAGTACTGTACAGAATAAGAAGTTCTACACAAACATCATTCGTGCTCAGTTATCGAGTGCGGAACTTTTCCTGCTATTTTTCAACTCACTGAGTGAGTTTGGATATGAGAAGTTTCATCCACTTATACTCAAATTCGAATTGCTGGAGCATCTACCGCAAGATGGTGATATTCAAAGCGCAGACGCAACGAGATTTGGGTCTAAAGCATTTGGTACGAGCCCACAATGGGCAACATATCTCGGTGCTAAATAA